One Prunus dulcis chromosome 7, ALMONDv2, whole genome shotgun sequence DNA segment encodes these proteins:
- the LOC117635767 gene encoding uncharacterized protein LOC117635767 produces the protein MDLDLALIEDKPAALTASSTSEQKLKLKNWETLNRMSLLVMEKTISASVLEEIPASENAKQFLATIVQKYKPEDKAQVRKLITALTSAKFDGVGYVREYNLGLACIANKLKVLKVPIDETFLVHIAVNSLPSSYGQLVRVYSIMKEMWTVNELIYVCVLEEQRQKNDKGKRA, from the coding sequence atggatttggatttggctTTGATCGAAGACAAGCCTGCAGCTCTCACTGCTTCCAGTACATCTGAAcagaaattgaagttgaagaatTGGGAAACATTGAATCGAATGTCTCTCCTTGTTATGGAGAAGACAATTTCTGCATCTGTGCTTGAGGAAATACCTGCTTCTGAGAATGCAAAACAGTTTTTGGCAACTATAGTTCAGAAGTATAAGCCAGAAGATAAGGCACAAGTTAGAAAATTGATCACTGCTCTCACTTCTGCTAAGTTTGATGGTGTTGGGTATGTAAGAGAGTATAATCTGGGATTGGCTTGCATTGCAAATAAGCTGAAAGTGCTCAAGGTCCCCATAGATGAGACCTTCTTGGTGCATATTGCCGTAAACTCTCTTCCAAGCTCTTATGGGCAATTGGTAAGAGTATACAGCATTATGAAGGAGATGTGGACAGTGAATGAGCTTATTTACGTGTGTGTTCTAGAAGAACAGAGGCAAAAGAATGACAAGGGAAAGCGAGCTTAA